The sequence TGTTGAAAGGATTATTGGAGTTCAATAAAGCTACTGGTTCTCCTTTTGCAGTTAATCCTTATCCTTATTTCGCTTATCAGAGTGATCCTAGACCTGATACCTTGGCTTTTTGTTTGTTTCAACCTAATTCTGGACGATTTGATGCTGGTACCAATATTAAGTACACCAGCATGTTCGACGCTCAGGTTACCTTTTTTCTTACTCTTGTCCATTTTATATGTATGAGTTTAGGTTGTATATACTGACAGTGTTTTAAACGGGTTATATCGATTTATTACATGGTTTCCAAGGTAATATGCAAAGTTATGTGTTGTTGTAAGTCAATATAACGTGATCGCGCGACACTACAATGactgatttatttttttattaaaaagatTGAGATGAACGGGGACGTtttctaaaagaaagacttccaaGTTTTTGGAATTTATGTGAACTTTAGCTAAGAACAGAACATAATAAAAGCAAATGATTTTTATAAATGATGCCGACTAAATGATGTTAAAGTTTACTTCTTGTCATTACACTTGCATTAGATGGGATATTTACTTGtttttttcgtttcttttcttttcttttttcgagTTAGTAACTTGGTAATGTGAGAATAAGTGTATGATTTAGTCTATAAACAAGTTTAGCTAGCGTttttggacatagatttggttgaaacttgaaaaatagaaattttgagaatgagatgaaaaatagtttttgaaagttgaaattatgtttggacatataTATCAGAAGTTGGCGTATTGTGAGTAGAAATCtttaaaaaacttcaaaaactaagcAATACAACTCTTGTAATTCGAATCATGTCATTCACCTTGATATGAAAGTGGTATTTGTGGCCATGTTTGAGAATCAAGAACCTAATTAATTTGGCTGTATGCAGGTGGATGCTGTAAGATCAGCGCTTAATGCCCTGGGATTCAAGGAGGTAGAGATTGTAATTGCTGAAACAGGATGGCCTTATAAGGGAGACAGCAATGAGGTTGGGCCAAGTATTGAGAATGCAAAGGCATACAATGGCAATTTGATTTCTCACCTGAGGTCAATGGTTGGAACTCCATTGATGCCTGGCATATCAGTGGATACCTATCTCTTTGCTTTGTATGATGAGAATTTGAAACCAGGACCAACTTCTGAAAGGTCCTTTGGACTTTTCAAGCCTGATTTAACAATGACTTATGATGCTGGACTTTCTAAGGCTAACAGCCAGGTAAGAAAGTCACTACAAAAACTACATTATATCATTTTTCAATATAGGTTTCTTGTAAAATTTGTATCGATCTATAGGTGTAATCTCTTGGAAACCATGCAGACCTAGCAACAATAGGGcgcaatgaaatgaaaagacctaTACATGACACCAATTAGTTTGGATTAAGTTTTAGGTCCAGTATTTTGCAGGAGTCTTTTGGTGATGTCAAAGATTTATATGCTAGTAGAAAATATGGAGGACTTCTAgctctttttaatttttactattttGTAAAATATTGGATTGAGACGAGCTCAAATGGAGCGAAATGGAACAACGAAGATTCATATAGCTGATTGCAACTTGTTTGGACTTGAGGcgtagttgttgttattgtagttTCTTGATTTTTGTGATTATTAAGGTCTAAGAGGAGTTTTTGTCTTTGAAGGATCCAATGCCAAAAACTCCAGTAACTCCCTCAAACACTTCGATGCCTCCTTCGTCTCCAAAAACTCCAGTGACTCCCTCATTGCCAGAAACTCCGGTGACTCCCTCATTGCCAAAAACTTCAATGCCTCCCTCATCGCCAGAAACTCCGGCAACTTCCTCATTGCCAAAAACTCCGGTACCTTCCTCGTCGCCTAAGACAAAAAGTGTATCCAAGGCAGATGTATCAGATGCCCAGTTGCAATCAAATATCGACTATGCAGTGCAATTCAACCTGGGGGTGCTTGTTTTGAGTCAAATACTGTGGCATTCCATGCCGCATATGCTATGAATCTTCTTTACCAAAATTCAGACAAGAGTCCTTTGAATCCTTTGAACTGTGATTTCTCACAGACAGCCACCCCCCTCATCCACTAACTCTAGT is a genomic window of Nicotiana tabacum cultivar K326 chromosome 16, ASM71507v2, whole genome shotgun sequence containing:
- the LOC107814940 gene encoding glucan endo-1,3-beta-glucosidase 7 — translated: MANLLQTSSFFFLCFFHLALFAESESFIGINYGQIADNLPAPEATAKLLQSTSIEKVRLYGSDPVIIKALANTGVGIMIGVANGDIPPMASDPNFAKGWLSSKVLPFYPASKIIVINVGNEVMLSKDQNLMTNLLPAMQNLQNALNDASIGGKIKVSTVHAMAVLKQSEPPSSGSFDPSITDLLKGLLEFNKATGSPFAVNPYPYFAYQSDPRPDTLAFCLFQPNSGRFDAGTNIKYTSMFDAQVDAVRSALNALGFKEVEIVIAETGWPYKGDSNEVGPSIENAKAYNGNLISHLRSMVGTPLMPGISVDTYLFALYDENLKPGPTSERSFGLFKPDLTMTYDAGLSKANSQDPMPKTPVTPSNTSMPPSSPKTPVTPSLPETPVTPSLPKTSMPPSSPETPATSSLPKTPVPSSSPKTKSVSKADVSDAQLQSNIDYAVQFNLGVLVLSQILWHSMPHML